The sequence below is a genomic window from Candidatus Hydrogenedentota bacterium.
CTTCGGCCAACGAATCCGAACCGCTACATCGCCCATCCCGCTCAACCTATCCAAGCGAGACCTCGTCCTGTTGTCCGCCGGCATCGTGCCGTTCCACTTCCACAACCACAGCCCAGCCAAAACGACCCAGCAACAGGGCCTGGCCGTGTATTTGGACGTGTCTGGCAGCGTCAACGAACACCTGCCAAGAATCATCGGGCTGTTGCAGGGCCTCAAGCACGACCTGAAAAGCATCTACCTCTTCAGCAACAAAGTCGTCGAAGTACCGTTCCAGACACTGCTCAACGGCAAACTGCAAACGACCTACGGCACAGACTTCAACTGCATCGCCGCATCCATCCTCGAACGAGGCCATGACAAGGCCGTCATCCTCACCGACGGCTACGCAGCCCTCAGCGACGACCGGTCCAAACAACTCCAACAAGCACGCACCCGAACGCTCACCGTGCTCTTCGGAGGCAAAGAGGACTGTCCAGAATTCGCCCTCACGGGGGACGTCGTGCAACTCGAAGACATCGTTGAATAAGGAGATGAAACCATGCTGTACCGAGTGACATGGACCATAGACCTGGACGCGGACTCGCCCGAGCACGCTGCCCGACGCGCGCTCGAGATTCATCGGAATCCCGATTCGTGGGCAACCCACTTCGAGGTCCGAGCCAAACGAGGTCGTGTCCACAACGTAGACCTGGGCCGCGGCGACGCGGCAACAAAGCAAGACGTCGTATTCGTCCTCACTCCCATGGCCGACGGCATTGTCCGGGACGTCCAGGCATTTCGCACACGAGAGGCCGCGGCAGCAGCCGAACGCGCCTGGCTCGATGCGCAAGGCATCCGCACAGACCAAGAACGCGAACACCGGTCGGACTGGGGCACCGGCATCGCCATCTGGGAGTGCAAAACGACCGACCCAACCTGAGCAGTTCGCCCCAAACCAACATGAACACAAAGGAGGTGCAAGACCCATGACCATCTACGTCACCGTAGCAACGTGCCAGGGCGTGATCGCAGACATCACCGCGTACCTCACCCAGGAATCCGCGCAGAAGGCGGAACGCCGCTGGCTCAAACAACACCGCATCCGTAATAACGACGACCGCGAAGGCAAGTCCCGGAACGGCACCGAATTCGTCCTGCGCGAGTGCAAACTCAAGCCGTAAACCAGAACCACTAGACGATCTGCATTAGGGAGATGTCCCCCTCGGGCCTGTCCGCCCGCGGCGGGATATCTCCCTTTCTTGTTTCCACCAAAGGCAGAAAACAGAAAAAGGAGAAGACGAAATGATCCTGCAACACCTCGGCATCTACGGATGGAAGGACGCTGACGAAAACCTCGTCCTCGCTTCACTCCTCACCGGCGACCCGCTCCTGCTCATCGGCAACCACGGGTGCGCCAAGACCCACGTCGCCAACAAAGTGGCCCAGGCACTCGGGCGCACCTTCCTCGTGTACGACGCATCGAAGTGCATGTTCGAAGACGTATTGGGCTATCCCAATGTGGAAAAGCTCAAATACGGCATCGTCGAGTACGTCCCGAGCCCCGTCACCATCTGGGACAAGGAACTCGTCCTCATTGACGAACTCAACCGCGCGGTACCCGAACTCCAAAGCAAATGGCTCGAGATCATCCGCTCAAGGAGAATCATGGGCTTCACCACCCGGGTCAAATGGGTGTGGAGCGCCATGAACCCGCTTAGCTACAGCGCCACCCAAGCCCTGGACGACGCGCTCATCGGCCGCTTCGCCCTCTTCCTCTACCCGCCGGAGATCCTTCAGATGGACGAAGCAGACCGCATCCGGGTCGCCACGCACATCAACGGCGATGACGCACCCAGCTTGTCCGAGTGGACCAATGGCGTGTCCGCGGGGACCGTGCCGCAAACCAACCTGGAAGAAGTCGCCACAAACCTGCGAACGGTACTCGCCATCGCGGGCAGACACTTCCTCAGGCTCCGGGACCAGCTCGGGACCCTGCCGGAGTTTCTCGCGAAGTTCTGCGACCTGCTCGTGCGCGAGACGAAAGGCGAAGTGGCGCTCGACGGCCGCCGGCTGGGGTTCATCCACCGCAATCTCATCGCCAACCGCGCCGTCGAACTCGCGAAAGCGGAAGTACTCCAGGCGCCGCTGCCAGACTTCGTACAGTCGTCCCGCTACGTGGTACAGAGCAGCATACCCGTCGGCCTCAACGACGCGTCTCTCAAACGGGACGAGGCCGTCCACAAGATGGAGATATGCTTCGACCTCCTCAGCCGGTATTTTGAAGAAGGCGCCGAACTGCATACGGTCAACCTTATCTACGAACTCTTCACCACACCGGACCTCATGCGCAAGGCGGAGCTGTTGCTGACCTGCGACCTCGGCGAGTTCGCGCTGTCCAAAGCCTGGACCGACCTCATGGCCGAAGACCGGGACATCACGCTCCTTGCGTACACGGCACTGCAAGTCGAGGCGCGCCGTCCAGGCACGGTTCCGCAGGAACTGCTCGCATCGCTGTCCGCGAAAGTCGCGCCGGAAAACCTCAGCACGAAATGCATCGGCCACCTGCGCAACCGGGACATCGAATATGTACACGAAGTGGAACGGCTGCTCGACCATCCCACCGACTTGACGAAGCTGGTCGCATACCAGCGGGTGAAACAGCTCGTGGACACAGGGAATCTCACCCCACGGAAAGTCCAGGACACCGAGCACGCCATCGCCGAGGACATCGAGACATTCGAATCCATGCTCAACGGCGAAACGGACCCAATGAAAGGAGGAAAGGCCGCATGAAAACGCTCGAAACATTCCGGCTCTGGCTCGAGCCGGACAACGACATCCCGCAGTTCAATCGACTGCGCTGGGACCTCGTACCGGTGCCCGTCGCGGACGTACTGCTCCACGGCGTCCATCCCTGGATGGGCCCGGACAAACACCCTTCGCTCGAAGAGGCATTCCTCGAACGGTTCAACCAGGACGCCGCAAGAGTCACTACGCTTACCGGCCTGGGGTATACCAGCAACATCACCTCGCCCGGCGCATACTACGGGAAGATGAGCTCACGCTTCGAGCGGCTGCTCGAGAACATCCGCGACGACGTCTACTTCGTGGACGAACTCACCTACCTTGACCTGCTCGAGATCGCCAAGGGGCGCATTCGCGAGACGTGGGACCACGGAATGGCGCTGAGGCTCGCGGAGAAAGCGCACCCCGGGTTCCAGGACCTCCGCCAATTCCTCAAGAGCAAGGACAAACGCATCAAGCTCTCGAGCTACGACGACATCGACAACTACAACCTCGGCGCGCTCCTGTCGCTCGAAGACTTCGCGGACAAGGATACCCTGCTCATCGCCGAGGGTATCCCCACGCCAAACTTCCGGCACACGCGGTTCCTGCAAAGCGTCACCGACGAACAAGGGCGGCTACGGCTCGTGCCAGAACTCAAGCACCTGACCATGACCACCCTATTGCGCTCGAAAGACCCGCGGCTCTGCGGGGTCCACATCCAGTGGCATGTCACGCGCTCGGGCAACAACCTGACCTTCCACCCCGACGTAGGCGGGAGTCCAACAAAACGCGCCGCGGCCGAAGAGTTCGCGACCCGCTGGCGCACCGACCGCGGACGCTTGGTCTTCCAGACCGACATGGAACACCTCAGCAAGATGACAGAGGTGGAAGAAGCGGCTCCCTCGTTCCCTCGGCTCAACTACAAGAGCAAGGACGAAGGACAAACCGCCTATGCCGAACTCCGGCAGGCCCGCATCGAGGCCTACCACATCGGCAAGTACCCAACATGTGCGTCGAACGGAGAACAACTCCGCGAGGTACTCCGCACCTACGGCGTCCCCATGACCGGCAACAAGGAGGAACTGCTGGCAAAGCTCGCCAAACTGGCGGCACAGAAGTACGCGGAAAAGCAGCAGGACATGAACGCCTACTTCACAGCCAACCGGCTCGTCCTGGTAACGAAGCTGCCGGCGACAGCCGTGAAATTGTCCGTACTCGAAGATGTGCCCACACTGCACTGCCTGTTATTGACGATGTACGCCCTCCGCCACCTGCGCGGCAACGCCATCCTCGAACCCAACCATGAAAACAACACCTACACCACCGAGGAACTCGCGCTGGCGCTGGTGAACGGCAAGGTGTCCCTGGTCGGCGGCTTCGTACGAGCCGCCTAATCGCGGCTGTCTCGGGAGGCGGGAAACCCATAAGGAAGTACCGCCTCCCTATCCGCCGGATGGACGCGCCATCCAGTCGACCTGCCGGAACGGACAACAAAGCGGCACGACACGTCTATACGTATGGACGGCCACAACGTCCCATATAATAGGAGGCGCTACCATGTCCGCTACCAACTGTAAACTGTACACCCGGTTTTTCGGCCATGAACCGCCTGCCAGCGTGAGCGTCGGCAAAAGCCAGGCGGACATCCTCACCGCCGGACGGGGCTTCATGGACGGCTTCGACCACACCATGCAACTCATGGTCGGATGCCCCGGCGGCTGCCTCTTCTGTTACGTCAAGAACGGCTACATGCTCGCACCCGTATCCGTCAAAGGACGCCTGGGCGACTTGTGGGGCTTCATCCTCCGGCACAAGGAGCGGCCCATCGAGAAGTTCCGCGCCCACCTGGAAAAAGGAACGCTCGCGAACAAGACCCTCTACTGGAGCGGCGTCACCGACCCCTACGCTTCCACACCGAAGGTCACACGCGGCATCTGGGAAACGCTGTGCGCCGTACCACCCGAACTGCGGCCCAAGCGGATCGCCGTGCAGAGCCGCTTCCGCCCGGACCGTGACGCGGACATCATTGTGCACTATGCGGCAGATACCCATCCGTCCGATGGCGGACCGGCAGTGG
It includes:
- a CDS encoding MoxR family ATPase → MILQHLGIYGWKDADENLVLASLLTGDPLLLIGNHGCAKTHVANKVAQALGRTFLVYDASKCMFEDVLGYPNVEKLKYGIVEYVPSPVTIWDKELVLIDELNRAVPELQSKWLEIIRSRRIMGFTTRVKWVWSAMNPLSYSATQALDDALIGRFALFLYPPEILQMDEADRIRVATHINGDDAPSLSEWTNGVSAGTVPQTNLEEVATNLRTVLAIAGRHFLRLRDQLGTLPEFLAKFCDLLVRETKGEVALDGRRLGFIHRNLIANRAVELAKAEVLQAPLPDFVQSSRYVVQSSIPVGLNDASLKRDEAVHKMEICFDLLSRYFEEGAELHTVNLIYELFTTPDLMRKAELLLTCDLGEFALSKAWTDLMAEDRDITLLAYTALQVEARRPGTVPQELLASLSAKVAPENLSTKCIGHLRNRDIEYVHEVERLLDHPTDLTKLVAYQRVKQLVDTGNLTPRKVQDTEHAIAEDIETFESMLNGETDPMKGGKAA